In Cryptococcus neoformans var. neoformans JEC21 chromosome 5 sequence, one genomic interval encodes:
- a CDS encoding endodeoxyribonuclease, putative, which translates to MAGAMERAKRDLPKIRDEERETMFGSVFSVSGPVVIGENMRGCAMYELVRVGHDELVGEVIRIEADRATIQVYEETSGVTVGDPVLRTGKPLSVELGPGLMTNIYDGIQRPLKAIQEKSQSIYIPRGINTESLSREIKWDFNPANLNVGDHIAGGDIFGSVYENSLVDNHRIMLPPRAMGTITRIAEKGSYTVEDVVLETEFQGKTTQHTMMQLWPVRAPRPVAEKQTATYPLFTGQRVLDALFPCVQGGTTAIPGAFGCGKTVISQALSKFSNSDIIVYVGCGERGNEMAEVLADFPELTLERAGREEPIMKRTTLVANTSNMPVAAREASIYTGITLSEYFRDQGNNVAMMADSTSRWAEALREISGRLAEMPADSGYPAYLGAKLAGFYERAGKVSCLGSPSRNGTVSIVGAVSPPGGDFSDPVTSATLGIVQVFWGLSKSLAQRKHFPSVDWNLSYSKYLKILDPHYEKNNPGFIDLRTKVKEILQKEQDLAEIVQLVGKSALGESDKITLEVARMLKDDFLQQNGISEYDRYCPFYKTSGMLKNFVAFYDGSQRAIEANDMTFAQVRDATSDIMFKLSQMKFESPNTQSEEEIQAKFDALYNEIGETFRRLQE; encoded by the exons ATG GCAGGCGCAATGGAACGAGCAAAGCGCGATCTCCCCAAG ATCCGTGATGAGGAACGTGAGACTATGTTCGGTTCCGTCTTCTC GGTCTCAGGTCCAGTCGTTATTGGTGAGAACATGCGAGGTTGCGCGATGTATGAACTAGTCCGAGTCGGTCACGACGAGCTTGTCGGAG AGGTCATCCGAATTGAGGCCGATCGTGCGACCATTCAAGTATACGAGGAGACTTCTGGTGTGACTGTTGGCGACCCTGTGTTGAGGACGGGGAAGCCGTTGTCTGTTGAACTTGGCCCCGGTCTCATGACCAATATCTACGA CGGTATCCAGCGACCTCTCAAGGCTATTCAGGAGAAATCTCAAAGTATCTATATCCCTC GTGGTATCAACACCGAATCCCTCAGCCGAGAGATTAAATGGGACTTTAACCCTGCTAACCTCAATGTCGGAGACCACATTGCTGGCGGTGATATCTTCGGTAGCGTCTACGAAAACTCTTTGGTGGATAACCACAGGATCATGTTACCGCCTAGGGCTATGGGTACTATCACCAGGATCGCCGAGAAGGGTAGCTACACTGTGGAG GATGTCGTGCTTGAAACCGAGTTCCAGGGCAAGACTACTCAACACACGATGATGCAGCTTTGGCCCGTACGAGCCCCTCGACCAGTAGCTGAAAAGCAGACTGCTACCTACCCGTTGTTTACTGGTCAGCGAGTCTTAGATGCTCTTTTCCCCTGTGTTCAGGGTGGTACAACTGCTATCCCTGGTGCTTTCGGCTG TGGTAAGACAGTTATC AGTCAGGCGTTGTCCAAGTTCTCCAACTCTGATATCATTGTTTATGTTGGTTGCGGTGAACGCGGTAACG AAATGGCCGAGGTTTTGGCCGAT TTCCCTGAACTCACCCTTGAGCGTGCCGGTCGAGAAGAACCTATCATGAAGCGTACCACCCTTGTCGCCAACACCTCCAACATGCCTGTCGCTGCGCGAGAAGCCTCCATCTACACCGGTATCACCCTTTCCGAATACTTCCGTGACCAGGGCAACAACGTTGCCATGATGGCCGACTCCACTTCTCGATGGGCTGAAGCTCTTCGAGAGATCTCTGGTCGTCTTGCTGAAATGCCCGCCGACTCTGGTTACCCTGCGTACCTTGGTGCCAAGCTCGCTGGTTTCTACGAGCGAGCGGGCAAGGTTTCTTGTTTGGGTAGCCCTTCCAGAAACGGCACAGTCTCCATTGTCGGAGCTGTATCGCCCCCTGGTGGTGACTTCTCCGACCCCGTCACTAGTGCCACCCTCGGTATCGTGCAGGTGTTCTGGGGTCTTTCCAAGTCTCTTGCTCAAAGGAAACATTTCCCATCCGTCGACTGGAACCTTTCCTATTCTAAATACCTCAAGATCCTCGACCCTCATTACGAGAAGAACAACCCAGGTTTCATCGATCTTAGGACCAAGGTCAAGGAGATTTTACAAAAGGAGCAAGATTTGGCGGAGATTGTACAGCTAGTCGGAAAGAGTGCTTTGGGAGAGAGCGATAAGATTACTCTAGAAGTGGCCAGAATGCTCAAG GATGACTTCCTTCAGCAGAACGGTATCTCTGAATACGATCGATATTGTCCTTTCTACAAGACCTCTGGGATGCTCAAGAACTTTGTGGCCTTTTACGACGGGTCTCAACGTGCCATCGAGGCTAACGATATGACTTTTGCCCAG GTTCGCGATGCTACTTCGGACATCATGTTCAAACTCTCACAAATGAAGTTTGAATCTCCCAACACACAgagcgaggaggaaatTCAGGCTAAATTCGACGCCTTGTACAATGAGATTGGCGAGACTTTTAGGAGATTGCAAGAGTAA